In a single window of the Desulfovibrio mangrovi genome:
- a CDS encoding Maf family nucleotide pyrophosphatase encodes MTHPVYKATVPLILASGSPRRRDFFNDLGLEFRVITAPDAEPSPNTGEAPADYARRAAHAKTMPVAMENEGSCTVGADTIVVLGNEIMGKPVDDAHALDMLSRLAGATHEVITGVCIVLPDGRSLSFAVSTAVTMAKHPMETLIAYIRTGEPADKAGAYAIQGIGAFLVERIDGSWSNVVGLPVVEMLEILTEKNILTPAF; translated from the coding sequence ATGACGCATCCAGTTTATAAAGCAACCGTTCCACTCATTCTTGCTTCCGGCTCGCCGCGACGACGTGATTTCTTTAACGACCTCGGACTGGAGTTCAGGGTCATCACCGCCCCGGATGCCGAGCCGTCACCGAATACCGGAGAAGCTCCGGCGGACTACGCACGCCGCGCAGCGCATGCCAAGACCATGCCCGTGGCCATGGAGAATGAAGGTAGCTGTACCGTGGGGGCCGACACCATCGTGGTGCTTGGCAACGAAATCATGGGCAAACCCGTGGACGACGCCCACGCGCTGGACATGCTCTCCCGCCTCGCAGGAGCCACGCACGAAGTCATCACCGGCGTATGCATCGTGCTGCCGGACGGCCGCTCGCTGAGCTTTGCCGTCTCCACGGCCGTCACCATGGCAAAGCATCCTATGGAGACGCTTATTGCCTACATCCGCACCGGCGAACCCGCAGACAAGGCCGGGGCATACGCCATTCAGGGCATCGGGGCATTTCTTGTGGAGCGCATAGATGGTTCATGGTCCAATGTTGTCGGGTTGCCGGTGGTGGAGATGCTGGAAATCCTGACGGAAAAGAACATTCTGACCCCGGCATTCTGA
- a CDS encoding DVU0524 family FlgM-associated protein, translating to MSVKSFYIRNMLLKYDKQLVTARRLARYNHALRLSRGEEEQGIPPDVKRSIMVERIAREVMESLLLSGSDNPIVQEIKKQLEDDVGETLHFKYPPTELDLQVYRETPEGPVEVTPAEKAVIMEKLWHISLDKVDATML from the coding sequence ATGAGCGTAAAGTCGTTTTACATCCGAAACATGCTGCTCAAATATGACAAGCAGCTTGTTACCGCCCGGAGGCTGGCGCGTTACAATCATGCGCTCAGACTCTCGCGTGGTGAGGAGGAACAAGGCATTCCTCCGGATGTGAAGCGCAGTATAATGGTGGAGCGCATTGCCAGAGAGGTGATGGAAAGCCTTCTCCTTTCCGGCAGCGACAACCCCATTGTTCAGGAGATAAAGAAGCAGCTTGAAGATGACGTGGGCGAGACCCTGCACTTCAAGTACCCTCCGACCGAACTCGACCTTCAGGTCTACCGGGAGACTCCCGAAGGACCGGTGGAGGTAACGCCAGCCGAGAAAGCGGTCATCATGGAGAAGCTTTGGCACATCTCCTTGGACAAGGTGGATGCCACCATGTTATGA
- the flgM gene encoding flagellar biosynthesis anti-sigma factor FlgM produces the protein MEIKNYLKALDPYQTKLDKAENAKVKGGKRGADNNAQASGDRVSLSNEAKLRTEAYTTALNTPDVRQEKVNAIKARVDAGEYVVDSRNVAEKLIKEEAELFQ, from the coding sequence ATGGAAATCAAGAATTACCTCAAAGCGCTTGATCCTTATCAGACCAAGCTCGACAAGGCTGAGAACGCCAAGGTCAAGGGCGGAAAGCGTGGTGCGGATAACAACGCACAGGCTTCCGGCGACCGGGTGAGCCTTTCCAATGAAGCCAAGCTGCGTACCGAAGCCTATACCACCGCTCTGAATACTCCTGACGTGCGTCAGGAAAAGGTCAATGCCATTAAGGCACGTGTTGATGCGGGAGAGTATGTGGTGGACAGCCGTAACGTGGCAGAAAAACTGATCAAGGAAGAAGCTGAACTGTTCCAGTAG
- the fliW gene encoding flagellar assembly protein FliW gives MARQNEKIVQTRLGKQVVSMDKIIYFPRGLMGFEDKHEFTLLQLKEGSPFLVLQSLDDPRLGLLVADPYSFLEDYPIRVSEAEQKLLRLENIRQVAVLVTVSIPKGEPEKTALNLTGPILINHKARLGLQVPQVDGKFPNQVYLHMPQE, from the coding sequence ATGGCAAGGCAAAACGAAAAAATAGTTCAGACCCGCCTCGGCAAACAGGTGGTCTCCATGGACAAGATTATCTACTTTCCACGGGGCCTCATGGGCTTTGAGGACAAGCACGAATTTACGCTTCTTCAGTTGAAGGAAGGGTCACCTTTCCTTGTGCTGCAAAGTCTGGATGATCCTCGGCTCGGGCTGCTTGTGGCCGATCCTTACAGTTTTCTTGAGGATTATCCCATCCGTGTGAGCGAAGCCGAACAAAAGCTGCTGCGGCTTGAGAACATCCGGCAGGTGGCCGTGCTGGTCACCGTGAGCATTCCCAAGGGCGAACCGGAAAAAACTGCCCTCAATCTTACCGGCCCCATCCTCATCAACCACAAGGCACGGTTGGGCCTGCAGGTACCGCAGGTGGACGGCAAATTCCCCAATCAGGTGTACCTGCACATGCCGCAGGAATAG
- the csrA gene encoding carbon storage regulator CsrA, with product MLILTRRPGESLHLGDNIKITVLSVQGKQIKIGLEVPGDMTVYREEVYLRVKEQNRLALETSDADLLAATQLWQGKTKK from the coding sequence ATGCTCATTCTTACCCGGCGCCCTGGCGAAAGCCTGCATCTGGGCGACAATATCAAGATCACGGTACTGAGCGTGCAGGGTAAACAGATCAAGATTGGTCTGGAAGTGCCCGGCGATATGACCGTGTACCGGGAAGAAGTTTATCTCAGAGTTAAGGAACAAAACCGTCTGGCCCTCGAAACGAGTGACGCGGACCTTCTGGCAGCTACCCAGTTATGGCAAGGCAAAACGAAAAAATAG
- the flgL gene encoding flagellar hook-associated protein FlgL, whose amino-acid sequence MAVRVSQRSMFTSFVTNMNTSLADLMDSNIQASSQKRINKPSDDSIGTARVMNYRDSIAGIEQYKKNIDTAKSWLSLADQTLTQVNTILTRMKGLAEQAATGTLDANNREQISFEIRQQYEQLINLANTQYEGRHIFAGHKTNQPAFVKGLNLSSNDTVFSNGSFSISGSAEKTIVVQFTSNATIGGAGAVPLRYSTDAGRTWQNGSIPAGDNRLSIGGVQVTFQSGTAVQAVDTTNIHETLSNGSLNGTWLYIRPTAVYQGDDNDLPPAITHYGAAPVSAAATGVFSQDITVRIDNSNATMGGHIEYSYSLDNGNTWVTGNVASDATTSNSASLLIPGGFLVLNGSNASLTGAQNQQFIVKPHRGDVKFEIAQRETITVNSIGKDVFGGIYTSPNASNASAVFDGGSKNLFETVGRLVAYTETNNQSGIQRALEDLDIASSHIMTQAASIGGRENRLEVAGNVLTTIELDEKARMSNIEDIDVAELMTKLAQQQLVYNSVLKSSAQIMQMNLSNFI is encoded by the coding sequence ATGGCAGTCAGAGTATCCCAGCGCAGCATGTTCACAAGCTTCGTGACCAACATGAACACGTCGCTTGCCGATCTCATGGATTCCAACATTCAGGCATCCAGTCAGAAGCGTATCAACAAGCCTTCCGACGATTCCATCGGCACGGCCCGCGTCATGAACTACCGCGACTCCATCGCGGGAATCGAGCAGTACAAAAAGAACATCGATACGGCCAAAAGCTGGCTCAGCCTTGCAGACCAGACTCTCACGCAGGTGAACACCATTCTCACCCGCATGAAAGGCCTTGCGGAACAGGCTGCCACCGGCACGCTGGACGCAAACAACCGCGAACAGATCAGTTTCGAAATCCGCCAGCAGTACGAGCAGCTCATCAACCTCGCCAACACGCAGTATGAAGGGCGCCATATTTTTGCAGGTCACAAGACCAACCAGCCAGCCTTTGTCAAAGGCCTGAACCTTTCTTCCAACGACACCGTCTTTTCCAACGGCAGCTTCTCCATTTCCGGTTCGGCGGAAAAGACCATCGTGGTACAGTTCACCAGCAACGCGACCATAGGCGGAGCCGGAGCCGTTCCCCTGCGCTACTCGACCGATGCAGGGCGCACCTGGCAGAACGGGTCCATTCCGGCGGGCGACAACCGCCTGAGCATCGGCGGCGTGCAGGTCACCTTCCAGAGCGGCACTGCGGTGCAGGCCGTGGACACGACCAATATTCACGAAACGCTCAGTAACGGCAGCCTGAACGGCACCTGGCTCTACATCCGTCCCACGGCAGTCTATCAGGGCGACGACAACGACCTGCCGCCCGCCATTACACACTATGGCGCGGCTCCGGTAAGCGCTGCCGCCACAGGAGTATTCTCGCAGGACATCACTGTCCGTATCGATAACTCCAACGCCACAATGGGCGGGCACATCGAATATTCCTACAGCCTTGATAACGGCAACACGTGGGTCACGGGCAACGTTGCGTCCGATGCCACGACCTCAAACAGCGCCTCGCTTCTCATTCCCGGCGGCTTCCTTGTGCTCAACGGAAGCAATGCCAGCCTCACCGGTGCGCAGAACCAGCAGTTTATCGTCAAACCGCATCGCGGCGACGTGAAATTCGAGATCGCCCAGCGCGAAACCATCACGGTCAACAGTATCGGCAAGGACGTTTTCGGCGGCATTTACACCAGCCCCAACGCTTCCAATGCATCAGCGGTGTTCGACGGCGGCAGCAAGAACCTTTTCGAAACCGTGGGACGTCTGGTCGCCTACACGGAGACCAACAACCAGAGCGGTATCCAACGGGCTCTGGAGGATCTGGACATTGCCAGTTCGCACATCATGACGCAGGCCGCTTCCATAGGCGGACGCGAGAACCGGCTTGAGGTTGCGGGCAACGTGCTCACAACCATTGAACTGGACGAAAAGGCAAGAATGAGTAATATTGAGGACATTGATGTTGCAGAACTGATGACCAAACTTGCACAGCAACAGCTTGTGTACAACAGCGTGCTCAAGTCGTCCGCGCAGATCATGCAGATGAACCTTTCAAACTTCATTTAA
- the flgK gene encoding flagellar hook-associated protein FlgK: MSGLTSLLNIGNSALFASQSAIQVTGNNIANVNTTGYSRQAVRFEEGIAIDSRPGQLGTGAKAAEVYRYFNKFVEEQFNDRNAVYQRWDTQQEVLKSVESLFNEANSDGLNAMMTQFFNDWQELAKRPDDDAVREALLAHTENMLMLFHDTDQNLLRMQNQMDDFIRQEVNSVNDLITRIADLNKEIQIHDIPGSNNANTLLDQRNMLVRELAEKMDVDVIDNGSGNFTVNTKAGHTLVDGTEAFSIDFTGPSSYKSLNPSSSFDGSIGFDGNDEYEYTVEVMQSGTVTSNAGSGAAMFRVSLDGGRTWLKDENGNDRLFAARPESDKVNVQGIDIYFNAGTQNLTQGDTFTIVPKNHLKWISPTTEDLNITPQAYFDGTDNTRRLTGGSITGYFALRDFNIGRYRERLDSLSESIAWEVNRLHSQGGGENKLSNLYGTYSVDKSNVPLASNSSGLHYGNRLAEGNVTVYAYNTSSGELASAASFGPLDFDPATPGIQNFDPTTHSLEDVRNAFNNTYGTFLTASIQDNKLVLNAKSGYNFQLGTDTSGLTASLGLNTFFKGESAATIAIRDDVRQNSTLINAGSVNGGAEANDGDSKTALSIAQLKDKDVRIITAFETSSNQTLQEYYNSLVGTVGADTANAKFNSMFNETLAKDLNERQNEVAGVNLDEEMSNLVKFQHSYKAAAKLITTADQMMQTVLGLKN, from the coding sequence ATGAGCGGTCTCACTTCCCTGCTTAACATCGGCAACAGCGCGCTGTTTGCCTCTCAAAGCGCCATTCAGGTCACAGGCAACAACATTGCCAACGTGAATACCACCGGGTACTCGCGTCAGGCCGTGCGCTTTGAGGAAGGCATCGCCATCGACAGCCGCCCGGGGCAGCTCGGCACCGGTGCCAAGGCTGCGGAAGTATACCGTTATTTCAACAAGTTCGTTGAAGAGCAGTTCAACGACCGCAACGCCGTGTACCAACGCTGGGATACCCAGCAGGAAGTGCTCAAGAGCGTGGAAAGCCTGTTCAACGAGGCCAACTCCGACGGCCTGAATGCCATGATGACCCAGTTCTTCAACGACTGGCAGGAACTGGCCAAGCGCCCGGACGATGACGCCGTACGCGAAGCGCTGCTCGCACACACAGAAAACATGCTCATGCTGTTTCACGACACCGATCAGAACCTGTTGCGCATGCAGAACCAGATGGACGATTTCATCCGGCAGGAAGTGAACAGTGTAAACGACCTCATCACCCGCATCGCGGATCTGAACAAGGAAATTCAGATTCACGACATTCCGGGCTCGAACAACGCCAACACGCTGCTCGACCAGCGCAACATGCTGGTACGCGAGCTGGCGGAAAAGATGGACGTGGACGTCATCGACAACGGCAGCGGCAACTTCACCGTGAACACCAAGGCGGGCCACACCCTTGTGGACGGCACCGAGGCTTTTTCCATCGATTTCACCGGCCCCTCCAGCTACAAGTCACTCAATCCATCCTCTTCCTTTGACGGCAGTATCGGATTCGATGGAAACGACGAATACGAATACACCGTGGAAGTCATGCAGTCGGGCACCGTGACAAGCAACGCCGGTTCCGGCGCTGCCATGTTCCGCGTATCCCTCGACGGCGGACGTACCTGGCTGAAGGATGAAAACGGCAATGACAGACTGTTTGCCGCCCGTCCCGAGTCCGACAAAGTGAACGTGCAGGGCATAGACATCTATTTCAATGCGGGCACCCAGAACCTGACGCAGGGCGACACCTTCACCATCGTGCCCAAGAACCACCTGAAGTGGATATCGCCCACCACGGAAGACCTGAACATCACGCCTCAAGCATATTTTGACGGCACGGACAACACGCGCCGTCTTACCGGCGGGTCTATCACCGGCTACTTCGCCTTGCGTGACTTCAACATCGGACGCTACCGCGAACGCCTTGATTCGCTGAGCGAATCCATTGCTTGGGAAGTGAACCGCCTGCACAGCCAGGGCGGCGGCGAAAACAAGCTGAGCAACCTGTACGGTACCTACAGTGTGGACAAGAGCAACGTTCCGCTCGCTTCCAACAGTTCCGGCCTGCATTACGGCAACCGACTGGCCGAAGGCAACGTCACAGTCTATGCCTATAATACCAGCAGCGGCGAGCTTGCCTCTGCGGCATCGTTCGGTCCGCTGGACTTTGACCCCGCAACACCGGGCATCCAGAATTTCGATCCTACCACCCACTCGCTGGAAGATGTGCGCAACGCATTCAACAACACTTACGGCACATTCCTTACCGCCAGCATTCAGGACAACAAGCTCGTGCTGAATGCCAAGAGCGGGTACAACTTTCAACTCGGAACGGATACCTCGGGCCTGACTGCGTCACTGGGTCTGAACACGTTCTTCAAAGGTGAATCGGCAGCCACCATCGCTATCCGCGATGACGTGCGCCAGAACTCCACCCTTATCAATGCGGGCAGCGTGAACGGCGGGGCGGAAGCCAACGACGGCGACAGCAAGACCGCCCTTTCCATCGCCCAGTTGAAGGACAAGGACGTACGCATCATTACGGCCTTTGAAACCTCCTCCAACCAGACCCTGCAGGAATACTACAACTCGCTGGTAGGCACGGTGGGCGCAGACACTGCCAACGCCAAGTTCAACTCCATGTTCAACGAGACGCTGGCAAAGGATTTGAACGAACGCCAGAATGAAGTGGCAGGCGTCAACCTCGACGAAGAAATGAGCAATCTGGTCAAGTTCCAGCATTCCTACAAGGCAGCGGCAAAGCTCATCACCACCGCAGACCAGATGATGCAGACCGTCCTCGGCCTGAAGAACTAA
- a CDS encoding flagellar protein FlgN — protein sequence MFEYTHGNLVRQFKGMQVLELLIEEEFAQLRNNKPQEITATEFAIHELMRQLAVERLELRKMLGGKRLREVMPMLSEEQQATLDTLLVELDELEQRCARQASVNAKLALALHDQSQSLIEYIQEQIKPKNQNTYGKKGRYAQTRPEAALIQGRL from the coding sequence ATGTTCGAATATACACACGGAAATCTTGTCCGCCAGTTCAAGGGAATGCAGGTCCTCGAGCTTCTGATCGAGGAAGAGTTTGCCCAGCTCAGGAACAACAAGCCGCAGGAAATAACCGCCACGGAGTTCGCCATTCACGAACTCATGCGCCAGCTCGCCGTGGAACGGCTTGAACTGCGCAAGATGCTGGGTGGCAAACGCCTGCGTGAAGTCATGCCCATGCTGAGCGAAGAACAGCAGGCAACGCTGGACACGCTGCTTGTGGAGCTCGACGAACTGGAACAGAGATGCGCCCGTCAGGCATCCGTAAACGCCAAGCTTGCCCTTGCCCTGCATGACCAGAGCCAGTCGCTCATCGAGTACATTCAGGAACAGATCAAGCCCAAGAATCAGAACACTTACGGCAAGAAAGGCCGGTACGCCCAGACACGTCCTGAAGCCGCCCTCATTCAGGGCCGGTTATAG
- a CDS encoding peptidoglycan DD-metalloendopeptidase family protein, producing the protein MSSPLDSQVLKAQMSGQDMIRRKQEIDSLRQRLADPNARDKKLREAVEGFEAIFVQKIWQQMRANVPKEGYLHSKDEEFWQGMFDQELSKKLTSAGGIGLSDMLYEQLQNKLGDASRTTAPSRVNAPMPLEPLRAADSPAPAQDRSDNNIYEEDPLYTPLRQEGAEQTGQPQNADKTASAIHPDGLGEDTMPVTDASPEFRSRRAAPPSFSEQDGEAMSRVERLAKTIIHNATEAETLENAYKPSGGGLERPETPAGPVPTRMRSSSGVGGPSTRDPEMGMLNWPLPGRITSDFGWRKDPFTGGREWHAGVDIAADVGDPISAAWDGKVIFAGEHEGYGNLVVLQHEGGWQSYYGHASKLAVEVGDEIRSGRKIAEVGSTGRSTGPHLHFEIRQGELAWNPEQVRNRLLAGLSVGRRS; encoded by the coding sequence ATGAGCAGCCCTCTCGACTCACAAGTGCTCAAGGCACAGATGAGCGGTCAGGACATGATCCGCCGCAAGCAGGAAATCGATTCCCTGCGTCAGCGTCTTGCCGATCCCAACGCACGGGACAAGAAGCTGCGTGAGGCCGTTGAGGGATTCGAAGCCATTTTCGTGCAGAAAATCTGGCAGCAGATGCGCGCCAACGTGCCCAAGGAAGGCTACCTGCACAGCAAGGACGAGGAATTCTGGCAGGGCATGTTCGATCAGGAACTGTCCAAGAAGTTGACATCCGCCGGGGGCATCGGTCTCTCCGATATGCTCTATGAGCAGTTGCAGAACAAGCTCGGCGATGCCAGCAGAACAACCGCTCCCAGCCGCGTGAATGCTCCCATGCCGCTGGAACCCCTGCGTGCCGCAGACAGCCCCGCACCCGCGCAGGACCGAAGCGACAACAACATTTACGAAGAAGACCCGCTGTACACCCCGCTCCGGCAGGAAGGGGCGGAGCAAACGGGCCAGCCGCAGAATGCGGACAAGACCGCCTCCGCCATTCACCCTGACGGGCTGGGCGAAGACACGATGCCGGTAACGGACGCCTCACCCGAGTTCCGTTCCCGCCGTGCAGCCCCCCCGAGTTTTTCCGAGCAGGACGGCGAGGCCATGAGCCGCGTTGAACGTCTTGCCAAAACCATCATCCACAACGCCACAGAAGCCGAGACGCTTGAAAATGCATACAAGCCTTCCGGCGGCGGACTTGAGCGTCCCGAAACTCCGGCAGGCCCCGTCCCCACACGGATGCGGTCCAGTTCCGGCGTGGGCGGCCCGAGCACCCGCGACCCGGAAATGGGCATGCTCAACTGGCCCCTGCCCGGACGCATCACCTCCGACTTCGGCTGGCGCAAGGACCCCTTCACCGGCGGCCGCGAATGGCATGCAGGTGTGGATATCGCTGCCGACGTGGGCGATCCCATATCAGCCGCTTGGGACGGCAAGGTCATCTTTGCGGGGGAACATGAAGGCTACGGCAACCTCGTAGTGCTGCAGCATGAAGGCGGCTGGCAGAGTTATTATGGCCACGCCAGCAAGTTGGCGGTTGAGGTGGGCGATGAAATCCGCTCCGGCAGGAAAATTGCAGAAGTAGGTAGCACAGGCCGTTCAACGGGCCCGCACCTGCACTTCGAAATCCGTCAGGGCGAGCTCGCATGGAACCCCGAACAAGTCAGAAACCGCCTGTTGGCGGGACTTTCGGTAGGACGCCGCAGCTAA
- a CDS encoding flagellar basal body P-ring protein FlgI: MAALTIALLLTLIFPPAADAVRIKDIATFGGVRDNQLVGYGLVVGLGGTGDGKSSTFTINSMANMLDKLGVSVDRTALKPKNVAAVMVTAKMPVSAQPGSQLDATVSSIGDASSLLGGVLLVTPLKGIDGKVYSLAQGPLVLGGFSAEGAAAAAQKNITTVGRIPNGATVERGVPFQFNNQDTLTLHMNTQDFSTTQQVVDRLNEAIGGEFASASDISTVRLRIPPEYQSNLVPLMASIENIQITPDNKAKVVVDEKTGTVVVGRDVRISRVAIAHGALQIVVQESAQVSQPGAFSPGQTVVTPQTDIAAREENKRLVLVEGATLQELTDGLNSIGATPRDLISILRALKAAGALHAELEVI; encoded by the coding sequence ATGGCGGCGCTGACGATCGCCCTCCTGCTGACGCTCATCTTCCCGCCGGCAGCCGATGCCGTCCGCATCAAGGACATCGCCACGTTCGGCGGCGTACGCGACAACCAGCTCGTGGGCTACGGCCTTGTGGTGGGTCTCGGCGGAACGGGAGACGGCAAGTCCTCCACCTTCACCATCAATTCCATGGCCAACATGCTGGACAAGCTCGGCGTAAGCGTGGACCGCACAGCCCTCAAGCCCAAGAACGTGGCGGCGGTCATGGTCACCGCAAAGATGCCTGTTTCTGCGCAACCAGGCTCGCAGCTTGACGCCACGGTTTCCAGCATCGGCGATGCCTCAAGCCTGCTTGGCGGCGTACTGCTTGTCACCCCCCTCAAGGGCATAGACGGCAAGGTATACTCCCTTGCGCAGGGCCCGCTCGTCCTCGGGGGCTTCTCCGCAGAAGGCGCGGCAGCCGCTGCCCAGAAGAACATCACCACCGTGGGCCGCATTCCCAACGGCGCAACCGTTGAACGCGGCGTTCCCTTCCAGTTCAACAATCAGGACACGCTGACCCTGCACATGAACACGCAGGACTTTTCCACCACCCAACAGGTTGTGGACCGCCTGAACGAAGCCATCGGCGGCGAATTTGCCTCCGCTTCCGACATTTCGACCGTCCGTCTGCGCATTCCTCCGGAATACCAGAGCAATCTGGTACCGCTCATGGCCAGCATCGAAAACATCCAGATCACGCCTGACAACAAGGCCAAAGTGGTTGTGGATGAAAAGACCGGCACCGTGGTGGTGGGACGCGACGTACGCATTTCCCGTGTGGCCATTGCCCACGGCGCACTGCAGATCGTGGTGCAGGAAAGCGCGCAGGTTTCCCAGCCCGGAGCCTTCAGCCCCGGTCAGACCGTGGTCACCCCGCAGACCGACATTGCCGCCCGCGAAGAGAACAAGCGCCTTGTTCTGGTTGAAGGCGCAACCCTGCAGGAACTGACCGACGGCCTGAACTCCATCGGCGCGACCCCGCGCGATCTTATCTCCATCCTCCGCGCCCTGAAGGCAGCCGGTGCGCTGCATGCGGAGCTTGAGGTGATCTAG
- a CDS encoding flagellar basal body L-ring protein FlgH yields MNIRNNTVSILASAGRALRPSLPAALLIALLPALLVGCQAAKQKPDPMPPVMPAPAAMTPEEHAANPGSLFDDAEANYLFSDNRARRVGDIVMVNIVETTTAKNKAETSTEKESAINLGVSNFFNDSGQIGLGPVVIPGTVGTTPLIKASSTSSFDGKGETKRENTFTSTIACRVIKVLPGGLLEVEGARETRVNEETQYIVISGLIRTADVGADNSVKSTQLANARIAYYGEGAVADKQKPGWFVRLMDNVWPF; encoded by the coding sequence ATGAACATCCGAAACAACACCGTCAGCATATTGGCTTCAGCCGGACGCGCACTCCGTCCGTCCCTGCCGGCGGCGCTGCTCATAGCCCTGCTGCCCGCACTCCTTGTCGGCTGTCAGGCGGCCAAGCAGAAACCGGACCCCATGCCGCCCGTCATGCCTGCACCTGCGGCCATGACGCCGGAAGAACACGCGGCCAACCCCGGCTCGCTCTTTGACGACGCCGAGGCCAACTACCTCTTTTCCGACAACCGTGCCCGCCGCGTGGGTGACATCGTGATGGTCAACATCGTGGAAACCACCACCGCCAAGAACAAGGCGGAGACATCCACTGAAAAAGAATCCGCCATCAATCTCGGCGTAAGCAATTTCTTCAACGACAGTGGTCAGATCGGTCTGGGCCCCGTTGTCATCCCCGGTACCGTGGGCACCACCCCCCTGATCAAGGCTTCCTCCACTTCGTCCTTTGACGGCAAGGGGGAAACAAAGCGTGAAAACACCTTCACCTCCACCATCGCCTGCCGCGTCATCAAGGTGCTGCCCGGCGGCCTGCTGGAAGTGGAAGGCGCCCGTGAAACCCGCGTAAACGAAGAAACCCAGTACATCGTCATCAGCGGCCTTATCCGCACCGCCGATGTGGGCGCTGACAACTCGGTAAAATCCACGCAGCTTGCGAACGCGCGCATCGCCTACTACGGCGAAGGCGCAGTGGCAGACAAGCAGAAGCCCGGCTGGTTCGTCCGACTCATGGACAATGTCTGGCCCTTCTAG
- the flgA gene encoding flagellar basal body P-ring formation chaperone FlgA — protein sequence MMRALWRTIHLPALTVLVAVMSAFVALATAHAQVDADWRIHIRDAAVVAGDRVLLGEIAEPVGKATPRNWKKLAAMPLWSAPPRPGQPMTISRHRLRKELAKYIGETADLAIYPASIAIQQGGKVVRQDELNTLIVSSLTRYTSSLEGEVSVRDMQLPQFVFLRDRMNRLEMEPPSSLAAGQFTIRLREVTEAGDLVRRITGGATLDQWVTVPCAAAPLNRFDSLSPESVTFARKNLAYLNGDVWNGKGGPWRVLRSVGAGSVIYQSDLEMTPMLLKGSKVDLIYEGRTLRLSVPAQAMADGKPGELVPVRNLQSKKEVYATVRDATTVVIKK from the coding sequence ATGATGAGAGCACTCTGGCGCACCATACACCTTCCGGCACTGACCGTACTCGTGGCGGTCATGTCGGCGTTTGTCGCCCTTGCGACGGCGCACGCGCAGGTGGATGCCGACTGGCGTATTCACATCCGCGATGCCGCTGTGGTGGCGGGCGATCGCGTTCTGTTGGGAGAAATCGCCGAACCTGTTGGCAAGGCGACGCCCCGCAACTGGAAGAAACTTGCCGCAATGCCGCTCTGGTCCGCACCGCCGCGACCGGGACAGCCCATGACCATCAGCAGGCACCGTCTGCGCAAGGAACTGGCAAAATACATAGGCGAAACGGCAGACCTTGCAATCTATCCCGCCTCCATCGCCATACAGCAGGGAGGCAAGGTTGTCCGGCAGGATGAACTGAACACCCTCATTGTCAGTTCATTGACGCGTTACACATCCTCTCTTGAAGGCGAGGTGAGCGTGCGGGATATGCAGCTGCCCCAATTCGTCTTTCTGCGAGACCGCATGAACAGGCTGGAAATGGAGCCCCCATCGTCTCTGGCGGCAGGGCAATTCACCATCCGCCTGCGCGAGGTGACGGAAGCTGGCGACCTTGTCCGCCGCATTACGGGCGGAGCCACATTGGACCAGTGGGTAACGGTGCCCTGCGCCGCAGCCCCCCTGAACCGGTTCGACAGCCTTTCGCCCGAGTCCGTAACCTTTGCGCGCAAGAATCTGGCCTACCTGAACGGCGATGTCTGGAACGGCAAAGGCGGGCCCTGGCGGGTTCTGCGCTCCGTGGGAGCCGGCTCGGTCATCTATCAGAGCGATCTGGAAATGACGCCCATGCTGCTCAAGGGCAGCAAGGTCGATCTCATCTATGAAGGCAGAACCCTGCGACTGAGCGTGCCCGCACAGGCAATGGCCGACGGCAAACCGGGGGAACTTGTCCCGGTCCGCAATTTGCAAAGCAAGAAAGAAGTATATGCTACCGTGCGCGATGCGACCACGGTGGTCATCAAAAAGTAG